The genomic segment ATATCCGCTTCCCCCGCGGCCACCAGACAGAATTTCAATGAACTGCCGATAGATCGGGTGTCGCGAATACCGTGCTGTTTCAGAAAAGTGTCGGTCTCGGCATCCCGGTGGGATTTGCTGGCTACCCCCACAAGGCCGCTTTCAGGAACCTTGCGCACCTTAAGGGGGGTTTTAGATGACGTCAGGGCGTCATCCTTTACATCCCAGACCACGGCCTCCCGGGGCGATCGGGCGAGGTAGAGTTTTTTGAGTGCCGGGGCATAAACGATGCCGAAGACAGGCTGACGATTCTGGATGAGCGCGATATTCACGGTGAAATCGCCCCCCTTGCGGATAAATTCCTTGGTGCCGTCCAGCGGGTCCACCAGCCAGAACATATCCTTCACTTCGGGGATATGGCCGGCGGCCACGCGTTCTTCGGCCACCACCGGGATCTGAGGCGTAAGGGTGGCAAGGTCCCGCAGGATCATTTCTTCCGCGGCCTCATCCGCTGCTGTGACCGGTGACGTGTCATCCTTGTAGACCACTTCAAAGTCCTGTTTATAGATGGCCATAATCCGCCGCCCGGCTTCCAGGGTACAGGGAACCAGAACATCGGCAAGGCGGGTTTCAGAAACAGGCAAGTGAGACATAAAACTGAACTTTCTGCTTTGACTTCTGATCGTGAATATCGTTAAGTTTGGGGTGTCCGCATTATAGGGACATCATCTGTACTGTCACGAGAATTCAAGAGAAAACCGGTTCATGAGCGATATTGAATTTGCTGCCCTGTTATGTTCCCGTCTGTGTCATGATCTGATCAGCCCGGTGGGGGCCATTGCCAACGGGATTGAAATCCTGTCTGAGGAAGACGATGATATGATGCGCCAGGAAGTTATGAAGCTTCTGGAGCAGAGCGCCGGGCAGACATCTAACAGGCTTCAATTTT from the Luteithermobacter gelatinilyticus genome contains:
- the cysQ gene encoding 3'(2'),5'-bisphosphate nucleotidase CysQ produces the protein MSHLPVSETRLADVLVPCTLEAGRRIMAIYKQDFEVVYKDDTSPVTAADEAAEEMILRDLATLTPQIPVVAEERVAAGHIPEVKDMFWLVDPLDGTKEFIRKGGDFTVNIALIQNRQPVFGIVYAPALKKLYLARSPREAVVWDVKDDALTSSKTPLKVRKVPESGLVGVASKSHRDAETDTFLKQHGIRDTRSIGSSLKFCLVAAGEADIYPRFGPTMEWDTAAGHAVLRAAGGEVTHPDGKPFLYGKPDFRNGPFIAKGGVEL